From Ananas comosus cultivar F153 linkage group 8, ASM154086v1, whole genome shotgun sequence, one genomic window encodes:
- the LOC109713552 gene encoding beta-glucuronosyltransferase GlcAT14A → MHSTPPHPPPPHPQSFPHNSPKDPRGHPLLCVLLLSLLSLLLLLLSLSSPHSPPPPSSSSSDAAASAAAAAAGVAEIPSIAYLISGRSGDGDRILRLLLAAYHPGNLYLLHLDRAAPRAQRERLARAARAALRGGARNVHVVGEPDFANPRGASALAAALHGAAVLLRLSPRWGWFVNLDASDYPLVTQDDLLHVFSFLPKDLNFIQHSSYIGWRESRRIRPIIVDPGLYLSTRADVFYATQKRELPDAYKLFTGDSSVILSRKFIEYCILGTNNLPRTLLMYYSNMPSPHLNYFHTVLCNSPEFNRTVVNHNLHYVTWDMSSRKEPRLLTLDDVANLTRSGVAFATQFAKDDPALDRIDQEILGRGPGRVVPGGWCLGGGRGDPCSKWGSPNVLRPGRRAMDLANAIAQLLTPENLYSHQCIWD, encoded by the exons ATGCACTCCACTCCACCGCACCCACCACCCCCGCATCCCCAGAGCTTCCCCCATAACTCCCCCAAGGATCCCCGCGGCCACCCCCTCCTCTgcgtcctcctcctctccctcctctccctcctcctcctcctcctctccctctcctccccccATTCCCCACCTCccccctcgtcctcctcctccgacgcggcggcgtcggcggcggcggcggcggcgggggtggcGGAGATCCCGTCCATCGCCTACCTCATCTCCGGGAGATCTGGCGACGGCGACCGCATCCTCCGCCTCCTGCTCGCGGCGTACCACCCCGGCAACCTCTACCTCCTCCACCTCGACCGCGCCGCGCCGCGCGCCCAGCGCGAGCGCCTCGCCCGCGCGGCGCGCGCCGCGCTGCGGGGCGGGGCGCGCAACGTGCACGTCGTCGGCGAGCCCGACTTCGCCAACCCCCGCGGCGCCTCCGCGCTCGCCGCGGCGCTCCACGGCGCCGCCgtgctcctccgcctctcccCGCGCTGGGGCTGGTTCGTCAACCTCGACGCCTCCGATTACCCCCTCGTCACCCAGGACG ATCTACTTCATGTCTTCTCCTTTTTACCGAAAGATCTCAACTTTATTCAGCACAGCAGTTATATTGGTTGGAGAGA GTCGCGGCGAATAAGGCCAATAATTGTTGACCCTGGTCTTTATCTCTCAACCAGGGCAGACGTATTTTATGCTACGCAAAAGCGTGAGCTGCCAGATGCGTACAAGTTATTCACTG GTGATTCTTCTGTTATTCTTAGTCGGAAATTCATTGAGTACTGCATCTTGGGTACCAACAACTTGCCGAGAACTCTTCTTATGTATTACTCCAACATGCCTTCACCACACCTGAACTACTTCCACACTGTCCTCTGCAACTCGCCCGAGTTCAACAGGACGGTCGTGAACCACAATCTACACTATGTAACCTGGGACATGTCTTCAAGGAAGGAACCCCGCCTGCTTACTCTTGATGACGTGGCAAATCTGACCCGATCTGGTGTGGCCTTTGCGACGCAGTTCGCCAAAGATGACCCAGCTCTTGACCGCATCGATCAGGAAATTCTAGGCCGCGGGCCTGGCAGGGTAGTTCCGGGAGGCTGGTGTTTAGGTGGGGGCCGGGGAGATCCGTGTTCAAAATGGGGTAGTCCGAATGTTCTTAGACCTGGTCGAAGAGCCATGGACCTTGCAAATGCTATTGCGCAACTTCTCACTCCAGAGAACCTCTATTCTCATCAGTGTATATGGGACTAA
- the LOC109714090 gene encoding uncharacterized protein LOC109714090 isoform X1, translated as MFLRYFFRPAMEESNAFYVVRKGNTVAVYKDFNDCQAQVSSSVCNPPVSAYKGYGLRKETEDYLTSRGLRNPLYTIDAADVKEDLFGTLVPCSFQDIARSSSSPANLPKNYPDLGRSPVAQPANRKQDTSGSAPSSDHFRKTLSPGFNSVETQSINKPQVAGHSRFSTDLLPNNLILGFSVEPRPISQQPMLCILEFDGASKGNPGKAGAGAVLRTEDGRVICRLREGLGIVTNNVAEYRAVILGLKYALKKGFRRVQVRGDSQLVCMQVKGLWQTKNQNMIELCKEVNELKERFLDFEISHMKREYNADADQQANIAINLPYGSISEEPGEGY; from the exons ATGTTTCTCAGGTATTTCTTCCGGCCTGCTATGGAAGAGAGCAATGCATTTTATGTTGTTCGGAAGGGAAACACCGTCGCTGTTTACAAAGATTTTAATGATTGTCAGGCTCAAGTTAGCTCTTCG GTATGCAATCCTCCTGTAAGTGCCTATAAAGGTTATGGTTTACGTAAAGAAACAGAGGACTACCTTACTTCTCGTGGGCTAAGAAATCCTTTATATACCATTGATGCGGCAGATGTAAAAGAAGATTTGTTTGGTACTCTGGTTCCCTGTTCTTTTCAG GATATTGCTAGATCTAGTTCTAGTCCTGCTAATCTTCCAAAGAATTATCCTGATCTAGGACGTTCCCCTGTGGCACAACCGGCAAACCGTAAACAG GACACATCTGGTTCTGCTCCTTCCTCCGATCACTTCAGGAAAACTCTTAGTCCGGGTTTTAACTCCGTTGAGACACAGTCAATTAACAAACCA CAGGTTGCTGGGCACAGTCGCTTCTCCACTGATCTCTTACCGAacaatctcattctagggttttccgTTGAGCCACGACCAATCTCTCAACAACCT ATGCTATGCATTCTTGAATTTGATGGTGCTTCAAAAGGAAATCCTGGAAAAGCTGGCGCTGGAGCAGTACTTCGCACAGAAGATGGGAGAGTG ATATGCCGACTTCGTGAGGGCTTGGGCATAGTTACTAACAATGTAGCTGAATACCGAGCTGTGATTTTGGGCTTGAAATATGCTCTTAAGAAAGGATTCAGAAGAGTTCAAGTGAGAGGCGACTCTCAATTAGTTTGTATGCAG GTGAAAGGACTCTGGCAGACCAAGAACCAGAACATGATAGAATTGTGCAAGGAAGTTAACGAACTTAAAGAAAGGTTCTTAGACTTTGAGATCAGCCACATGAAGAGG GAGTACAATGCTGATGCGGATCAACAAGCGAACATAGCTATTAATCTTCCAT ATGGTTCAATCTCGGAGGAACCTGGAGAAGGTTACTAG
- the LOC109714090 gene encoding uncharacterized protein LOC109714090 isoform X3, protein MEESNAFYVVRKGNTVAVYKDFNDCQAQVSSSVCNPPVSAYKGYGLRKETEDYLTSRGLRNPLYTIDAADVKEDLFGTLVPCSFQDIARSSSSPANLPKNYPDLGRSPVAQPANRKQDTSGSAPSSDHFRKTLSPGFNSVETQSINKPQVAGHSRFSTDLLPNNLILGFSVEPRPISQQPMLCILEFDGASKGNPGKAGAGAVLRTEDGRVICRLREGLGIVTNNVAEYRAVILGLKYALKKGFRRVQVRGDSQLVCMQVKGLWQTKNQNMIELCKEVNELKERFLDFEISHMKREYNADADQQANIAINLPYGSISEEPGEGY, encoded by the exons ATGGAAGAGAGCAATGCATTTTATGTTGTTCGGAAGGGAAACACCGTCGCTGTTTACAAAGATTTTAATGATTGTCAGGCTCAAGTTAGCTCTTCG GTATGCAATCCTCCTGTAAGTGCCTATAAAGGTTATGGTTTACGTAAAGAAACAGAGGACTACCTTACTTCTCGTGGGCTAAGAAATCCTTTATATACCATTGATGCGGCAGATGTAAAAGAAGATTTGTTTGGTACTCTGGTTCCCTGTTCTTTTCAG GATATTGCTAGATCTAGTTCTAGTCCTGCTAATCTTCCAAAGAATTATCCTGATCTAGGACGTTCCCCTGTGGCACAACCGGCAAACCGTAAACAG GACACATCTGGTTCTGCTCCTTCCTCCGATCACTTCAGGAAAACTCTTAGTCCGGGTTTTAACTCCGTTGAGACACAGTCAATTAACAAACCA CAGGTTGCTGGGCACAGTCGCTTCTCCACTGATCTCTTACCGAacaatctcattctagggttttccgTTGAGCCACGACCAATCTCTCAACAACCT ATGCTATGCATTCTTGAATTTGATGGTGCTTCAAAAGGAAATCCTGGAAAAGCTGGCGCTGGAGCAGTACTTCGCACAGAAGATGGGAGAGTG ATATGCCGACTTCGTGAGGGCTTGGGCATAGTTACTAACAATGTAGCTGAATACCGAGCTGTGATTTTGGGCTTGAAATATGCTCTTAAGAAAGGATTCAGAAGAGTTCAAGTGAGAGGCGACTCTCAATTAGTTTGTATGCAG GTGAAAGGACTCTGGCAGACCAAGAACCAGAACATGATAGAATTGTGCAAGGAAGTTAACGAACTTAAAGAAAGGTTCTTAGACTTTGAGATCAGCCACATGAAGAGG GAGTACAATGCTGATGCGGATCAACAAGCGAACATAGCTATTAATCTTCCAT ATGGTTCAATCTCGGAGGAACCTGGAGAAGGTTACTAG
- the LOC109714090 gene encoding uncharacterized protein LOC109714090 isoform X2 codes for MFLRYFFRPAMEESNAFYVVRKGNTVAVYKDFNDCQAQVSSSVCNPPVSAYKGYGLRKETEDYLTSRGLRNPLYTIDAADVKEDLFGTLVPCSFQDIARSSSSPANLPKNYPDLGRSPVAQPANRKQDTSGSAPSSDHFRKTLSPGFNSVETQSINKPVAGHSRFSTDLLPNNLILGFSVEPRPISQQPMLCILEFDGASKGNPGKAGAGAVLRTEDGRVICRLREGLGIVTNNVAEYRAVILGLKYALKKGFRRVQVRGDSQLVCMQVKGLWQTKNQNMIELCKEVNELKERFLDFEISHMKREYNADADQQANIAINLPYGSISEEPGEGY; via the exons ATGTTTCTCAGGTATTTCTTCCGGCCTGCTATGGAAGAGAGCAATGCATTTTATGTTGTTCGGAAGGGAAACACCGTCGCTGTTTACAAAGATTTTAATGATTGTCAGGCTCAAGTTAGCTCTTCG GTATGCAATCCTCCTGTAAGTGCCTATAAAGGTTATGGTTTACGTAAAGAAACAGAGGACTACCTTACTTCTCGTGGGCTAAGAAATCCTTTATATACCATTGATGCGGCAGATGTAAAAGAAGATTTGTTTGGTACTCTGGTTCCCTGTTCTTTTCAG GATATTGCTAGATCTAGTTCTAGTCCTGCTAATCTTCCAAAGAATTATCCTGATCTAGGACGTTCCCCTGTGGCACAACCGGCAAACCGTAAACAG GACACATCTGGTTCTGCTCCTTCCTCCGATCACTTCAGGAAAACTCTTAGTCCGGGTTTTAACTCCGTTGAGACACAGTCAATTAACAAACCA GTTGCTGGGCACAGTCGCTTCTCCACTGATCTCTTACCGAacaatctcattctagggttttccgTTGAGCCACGACCAATCTCTCAACAACCT ATGCTATGCATTCTTGAATTTGATGGTGCTTCAAAAGGAAATCCTGGAAAAGCTGGCGCTGGAGCAGTACTTCGCACAGAAGATGGGAGAGTG ATATGCCGACTTCGTGAGGGCTTGGGCATAGTTACTAACAATGTAGCTGAATACCGAGCTGTGATTTTGGGCTTGAAATATGCTCTTAAGAAAGGATTCAGAAGAGTTCAAGTGAGAGGCGACTCTCAATTAGTTTGTATGCAG GTGAAAGGACTCTGGCAGACCAAGAACCAGAACATGATAGAATTGTGCAAGGAAGTTAACGAACTTAAAGAAAGGTTCTTAGACTTTGAGATCAGCCACATGAAGAGG GAGTACAATGCTGATGCGGATCAACAAGCGAACATAGCTATTAATCTTCCAT ATGGTTCAATCTCGGAGGAACCTGGAGAAGGTTACTAG